A section of the Caldanaerobius polysaccharolyticus DSM 13641 genome encodes:
- the yfmH gene encoding EF-P 5-aminopentanol modification-associated protein YfmH — MHDIIKDAVIKEELVHHVTPSGLNVFVMPKKGYTKQYAIYATHYGSNDSEFVVPGESQPTKVPEGIAHFLEHKMFEEEHGSIFDEYSKLGASANAFTEFNMTAYLFSSTDKFYDCLKILLGFVQRPYFTDENVEKEKGIIAQEIRMYQDDPNWRVYFNALNGLYSVHPVRLDIAGTVESITKIDKDLLYKCYYAFYTPQNMVLFVAGDVDCKQVFSIADEMVKPGKVSGNVTRIYPVEPKGINKAQVVQEMMVSMPMFDIGYKDVDTGYDGYRLLKKGVEMEIALSVLAGKSSRLYNDLYDRGLIDNDFGFDFEGQKDYGHSIIGGESKDPMAVMEAVTKEVERIKKEGVGQEDFERIKRYIKGRYIRMFNSVESIAHAFISYYMKGINILDVHKAIDEVKAEDVNRRFEEQFNNPVISIVKPISAR; from the coding sequence ATGCATGATATTATAAAGGATGCTGTTATAAAAGAAGAACTGGTGCACCATGTGACTCCCAGTGGTTTGAACGTGTTTGTAATGCCCAAAAAAGGCTACACAAAGCAGTACGCCATATACGCTACCCATTATGGATCTAATGACAGCGAGTTCGTCGTTCCAGGAGAAAGTCAGCCTACTAAGGTACCTGAAGGTATAGCCCATTTTCTAGAGCACAAGATGTTTGAAGAAGAGCATGGAAGCATATTTGACGAGTATAGCAAATTAGGGGCATCTGCTAATGCCTTTACCGAATTTAACATGACGGCCTATTTGTTTAGCAGTACTGATAAATTTTACGATTGCTTGAAAATCCTGCTGGGCTTTGTGCAGAGGCCGTATTTCACCGATGAAAATGTAGAAAAAGAAAAGGGCATAATAGCTCAGGAAATCAGGATGTACCAGGATGATCCCAATTGGAGAGTTTACTTTAACGCTCTGAATGGCCTCTACAGCGTGCACCCGGTTAGGTTGGATATAGCGGGGACTGTTGAAAGCATAACTAAAATAGATAAAGATTTGCTCTACAAATGTTATTATGCATTTTACACGCCTCAAAATATGGTGCTTTTTGTAGCAGGGGACGTGGACTGTAAGCAGGTGTTTAGCATAGCGGATGAAATGGTAAAACCGGGTAAGGTAAGCGGCAACGTGACTAGGATTTATCCCGTTGAGCCTAAAGGGATAAATAAGGCTCAGGTAGTACAGGAAATGATGGTCTCCATGCCCATGTTTGACATCGGCTATAAAGATGTGGATACAGGTTATGACGGTTACAGGCTGTTGAAAAAAGGAGTAGAGATGGAAATCGCATTAAGTGTGCTCGCCGGTAAGAGTTCAAGGCTTTACAACGACTTATATGATAGGGGTCTGATAGACAATGACTTTGGATTTGATTTTGAAGGTCAGAAGGACTACGGGCACTCTATTATAGGGGGCGAGTCAAAAGACCCCATGGCGGTTATGGAAGCTGTCACTAAAGAGGTGGAAAGAATAAAGAAGGAAGGGGTTGGCCAGGAAGACTTTGAAAGAATAAAAAGGTATATCAAGGGAAGGTACATAAGAATGTTCAATTCTGTAGAGAGTATTGCTCACGCCTTTATCTCATATTATATGAAGGGAATAAACATACTAGATGTCCACAAGGCCATAGATGAGGTAAAGGCAGAGGATGTCAACAGGAGGTTTGAAGAGCAATTCAATAACCCTGTCATTTCTATTGTAAAACCTATAAGTGCCAGATAA